The DNA region TCGACCTGGGCGGCGGAACGTTTGACGTATCCGTGCTGGAGCTGTTTGAAGGCGTGATGCAAGTGCAGTCGATCGCCGGAGACAATTATCTTGGCGGCGAGGATTTTACCGGACTGCTGCTATCCCATTTTGTGGAGACCCACGGGATTGATTACGCCAACCTGCCGACCAAAGAAAAGACGGCGCTCATCAAACAGGCGGAGCTGTGCAAGCTCGTTCTAGGCAATGAAAATGCGGGGGAGATGGTGTTCATGCGCGAAGGCCAAACCTTGCAGCTCACCGTGAACCGCAGCCAATTCGAACAGCTCGCCGCGCAGCTGCTCCTACGCCTGCGGAACCCGATTGAACGGGCGCTTCGCGATGCGTCGCTGACGCCGCAGGACCTCGACGCCGTCATCCTGATCGGGGGAGCGACCCGGATGCCGATTATCAAATCGATCGTCAGCAAAATGTTCGGAAGACTTCCCTTTTCACAGATCAATCCGGACGAAGCGGTCGCTTTGGGCGCCGCCATCCAGGTGGCCTTGAAAGACCGCGACGCCAGCCTGCAGGAAATGATCCTGACCGACGTCTGCCCGTTTACGCTGGGAACCGATATAGCGGTGGAAATTAAAGACGATGTTTACGAGAGCGGACATTTCCTTCCCATCATCGAGCGCAATACACCGATTCCCGTCAGCAAGGTGGATCGTCTGTGCGCCATTCGGGATAATCAAACGCGTATGAACGTCGGCATTTATCAAGGGGAAAGCCGCAAGGTAGAGAACAACGTGCACCTGGGCGATCTCGTGATCGAGGTCCCTGCCGCGCCAAAAGAGAAAGAGAAGATCGACGTTCGCTACACCTACGACATCAATGGGGTGCTTGAGGTAGAAGTCACGGTAATAAGCACCGGCGAGAAAAAAACGATGATTATCGAAAAAAATCCGGGCCAAACTTCCCCGGAACAGATCAAAGCCCGGCTCGAAGAGCTGAAGCATTTGAAAATCCATCCGCGCGACCGCAGCGAAAACCGCCTGCTGCTCGCCCGCGGCGAACGGCTGTATGAGGAGTCCCTAAACGACAAACGCGAGTACATCGCCAGTCTGATCTTTGAATTCGAGCGGGCGCTCGCCTCGCAGAACGAACAGGAAATCAAGAAGAAAGCCGCCATCTTCAAGCAGAAGCTTGACTCGCTGGAAAGGTGGACCGAGTTTTAATGACCATTTGGGAAAGGCTCGGCATCGGCCGCACGGAAGATATCAAACTTATCAAGCGGGCGTACGCCAAGCAATTGAAAAAGCATCATCCCGAGGACGACCCCGAGGGGTACCAGGCTTTACGGGAAGCGTTTGACGCCGCCGTATCCTACGCCAAGAAGCATGCCCTGCGAATAGCCGGGGAAGCGGCGGCAAGCGCGGAAACTGCGGATGCCCGGACGGATCAAGCCAGGCCGGCGGAAGCCGGGCTGCCGCGGCGGGAAACTCCGGCAACGGAGCAAACGGCCGCTCCTCCCCGGATCCGGCTTTGGCCGCCGTCTGAATACGAAGAAGCCGATGCGCCTGGCGATGCGCCGGAGCCTGTGCTCCCTCCGCCCCGGCTGCACCAGGAACTCCCGGGGAACCCGCACCCCGTGCCGGACGGGCCGCTAACGGTCGAAGATTTTATCGCCAGCGCCGCCGTATTGTACGATGATTTTCCGTCGCGGATATCGACCGCGAAATGGCTGGAACTGCTCGATTCCGACATCATGTGGAATATGGAGGCCAAGCAGGTGATCGGCAGACGATTGCTGGAGCTTCTGCAAACGCGCAGGTTTCTGCCTCCCGAGGTGTGGAGGCTGCTCGAAAACAGCTTCGGCTGGGCGGAAAACTTGCGGGAAGCGGCGCAGTATGAGCGCGGCTACTTCGCCGATTCGTTCCTGAGCTATTACATCCGGCAGCTTCAAGAGCCGGGACTGCGCTATGAATTCCTGCTCCGGGCGGAAGGCATCGATATCGACCGCTTTTTATTTCTTCGCGATGAAGGGCGGCACGCCCTGGCGAGAAACGAGTTAAAAACGGCGTTGAAATTTCTGAAGCAGGCGCATGACATTTTTGCGGATGATCCCGATTTGCTGCGTCTGCTTGGAGAACGATATCTGCGCATAGATGACACGCAAAAGGCGCTGGCCTATTTTGACCGCCTGATCGAGTTGGTCCCGGACGAGATCGACGGCTATCTGTACCGTATCCGAATTTGGCGGTTAACAAACCAGCCGGAGCGGATGATTGAAGAATGCCGGTTTATTCTGTCCCGCTGGCCAAACCATAACGAAGCCCTCATTTTGCAAGGAATCGCTCATCAAATGCTCGGAGACCGCGGCAGCGCTGCGGAATCCTTCCGGCAGGCCGTGCAAATCAACGACTTGGACGGGCGGGCGGCGGACCGGTTGACCGAAGCGAGCATATCCGGTTCCCGCAACAACTCATGGAGATTTTATTTAAACCGCCACGTACTGCTATATTTGTCCGTTTCGGTCCTGACCGCCTTGTCGCTGCTAGGCTGCTTGCTGTATTATTGGGCCGCGGCTCATGCCGGCACGCCGGTCATCATGAACGGATTGCCGGATGCGGAAACGCTGGACGGAAAACGTTATGTGCAACTCGAGGTCAGCAATATCAGAGATTTAAATCTGGGGATGTATGCCCGCAGCGACGAGGATTATGCTTTCCAGAACGAAGATTATGCCTACGTCCATTACATGGACTATGGCGATCCGGAATACACTGTATACCTTGGGGAATTTCTCGGCAAGCCTTTGATCCTTGCGGTGGGTTTAGCGGCAAAAGCGCCGGATGATGCGGCGTTGGAGAACCTGAAGGGTTACGTTCGTGAACTGGAGCCCGAGCTGCAAGCCGCGGTGCTGAAAATGCTGCTATGGAAACCGTCCTTCGATGACGATTCCCTGGGGGCGCTGCTCGAAAGCTACCGTTTCGACCTCGGGAGCGCTTCGCTGTCCGGTGCGGAAGCTTTGCCGGAATTCCAGCCATTTTATTTGGAAGTCGCCGGCCCGCAGACAGCTTCCCCCGTTATCGCACCAAACCTGATGCTTTTCGGTTTTCTGGCGGTGTTGTGGATTTACAGTGTATACCGGCTTGCTTTCGAATACCGGAAAATCCGCGGAATTCGCCGGATGCGCCAATCCTGAACCTGAAAGGACTTATGCTCATGTTGGGAAAAGCCCGTTTGAATCAAACTATTTTTTACCATTTTATGACGTACCCGTTGTTCGCCGCCGGACCGGAGCCATACCGTCAGCTCTGCGGCTGCCATGAACTGGACGTTTGCCCAAGGTCCCGGCTGAAGGAATGGCTGTCGTTTCTCGGGATTCACGATAAAGCCGGTTTTGAGACCAAGCTCAGGTGGCTGTTTTATGAAGGACACCGCTGTGAATTCAACGAATTGTCGCAGCGGATATCCACCATGTCGGCGGCGGTCCGCAGGCAGCTTTTGGCGAGCTTCCGGGAGGACGGCGAAACGGAGCATAAGCTGAAGTGCGTAAACCAGTGGATGCACATCCTCCCTCCGGCCAACATTGCGGCCTTTGATTTCGCCCTGCTGACGGCGCTGTCCAGAGCGGGCGTGCGGAGGCGCTGGCTAAAGGAATCCGAGGCCAACGGGTACTGCCTTGAAGCCGCCAAAATGGCTCAAACCAATTACACCGGCTGGTCCGATTTTTTTGCCGCGTGTATCGCGGGAGCCTGCTTTTATTTCCCTCAACGGAACGGGGACTCACTGCAGCTTGCTTACGCCCGCAGCCTGTTGAACATTTCCGGGGCAATTCCCTCCATTGACTGGAATCACCCTTTAAAATAATCCGAAGCCCGTCCTTAACGCGATCAACTCCTTGCGGAGGGCCGGCTTCTTGGCCTTATTTATAAATATCGGGATGCCTTTCTCGGAGCCACGCCTTGCGAGCGGCCAACCTTTCCAGAAATGCCTGGTATTTATTTTGTACGTTCCGGATAAATTCGTCCTTCTCCGCCAAGCCTTCGTTCGGATTTTCGGGAAATATGCCGTAGCGTACGAGGTTGCCGGTCAACTGTTTAATCATCGTCCGTTTTTCCTCATAGAATTCGATCCCTTCGGGGGATTTCAGCTTGCTTTCGCCGCTAGATGCCCGATAAGCCGCTTGCGCCAAAGGGTACATATCCGCAATGTCGTTCATTACACTTTCCGAGGTTGCGGTTTCCCCCTTCTGCAGACGCAAGTTGATTGCCGTCCAATTCTCATCCAATTGCTGCAGAGCGTCCAAGTAGGTGCGTACCCAATCTTTTTCAAAAACGCTTAGATTCCTTTGATAACCGTCGTTAGGATTCAAGGGAAACAGTTTTTTAGCCTGTACAAAATAATCGTACGCCTCATCCAACTGCCCTAACCGCATCGCTTCTTCTCCTTTGCGGACCAATGAATCCGCGGCGCGGATGACCTCCTCGGACCGTTTCTTTTTTTTCAAGGCCTCTGCATTATGCGGGTTTATTTCCAACGCTCTGTCGTACAAAGTTAAAGCGGAATCAAAAGCGCTTGCCGCAAGCTCGGCATCCCCCTCCTCAATTAGCGCCCGCTGCCTGTGGCCAAATGAATCCCACCGGTATTGCATATATACCGTCACTGCGATACCTGTTAAAGCGATGATTAAAACCAGCAGTTCCTTCAATATTTCGGCGATTTTCCTTAACATCCGGTAGAAACTCCTCTCCTTCTCCAGACTTAGCATCCGGTTCGTTCGCCCGGGCGCCGCCTTACGCCTTTATATATAGAATATTTCGGCCGTTGCGGCGGAAATTTCACCACTTCCGTATTGACAGAAAAAATGGATGTTGCTATGATTTTTTCAGATCATTTGGTGATAATGATTATCATTATCTTTTTTGATTAGAAAATGTTGCTGTTGGATAAGAGGGAGGCTCATATGTACAAGAAAAAGAAGATATTTTCGATCACCGCGTGCGCTTTTGCGTTAACGATCCTATTAACCGCTTGCGGCGGCGCCAATCAGGCGGCCGGAAATACGAACGCCGCCGGGCAAAATACAGGTGGAAAAGCCGCTGCCGAGACCCGTACTTACGATACGGTCAAGGGACCGGTCGAAATTCCGGTGAAGCCGCAGCGGATCGTGACCGACTACTACGCCGGGGAGCTGTTGGCCGTGGGCGGCAACGTGGTGGGCGCCGAACCGGACGCCTTCAACAATCCGTTCCTCAAGGACCTGCTGGCGAATACCGAGGATGTCGGGGCAAACCCCGTCAATTTGGAAAAAACGCTCGAGCTTGCGCCCGATTTAATCGTGGTGATGTACGACAAAAATTACGATGAGCTGTCCAAAATCGCGCCGACGCTGTACCTTCCTTACGGTACGACCACGGACATCTACAACACCGTGGAAACGTTCGGCGACATCGTAGGCGAACCCGAGAAAGCCAAAGCTTTCCTGGCCGACTATGACCAAAAGGCCGCCGAAGGCCGGGAAAAGCTGAAAGGCGTCGTTAAAGAGGACGACACGTTTGGGATCTATGAGCTGACCAACAAAGGCGAGCTGTGGATTTTCGGGGACAACGCCGGGCGCGGAGGCCAAGCGCTGTATAACGCTCTGCAGCTCAAAGGGCCGGAAAAGTGGGATCCGAAGGAATCTACCTTCCAGCTGTCGCTGGAGGCGCTGCCGGAATATGCCGCCGATTACATGTTCCTGACGACTTATGACCCGGACAAAACCGGCGAAGCGCTGAACAACCTGAAAGCCTCCCCGGTTTGGAAAAACATCGACGCGATCAAAAACAACAAAGTCTTTTACAATGACTTCGACACGTTTTACCGCTACGACCCGATCGCCGTCAAGGAACAAATCGGCCTGTTCGTCGATATGATTATCGCCAGCAACCAAGGAAAATAAAAAGCGGGGGGACGCCCAAGTGGCCTTCCCCCGCTCCGCATTATGTCAAGTCCCACGTCTCAGCCCCGGGCAGCTTGGCGTCAGCGCTTTGCTCCCGGGGTTGCTGCCACCTCCATAGAAAGCCTGATTCCGCCACGGAATCCGTCTATTAGAATGCAACGCAACGCCGAGGATACCACCGTCATGAATTCTCCCTTGCCTTCGATCCTTCGACTTGCCTTCGGTCATCCGGCTGGCCTTGCGCTCAGCCAATCTCTCCCGGTCAGCCCGCTTTTCTCCCGTCCCCCGCCGCCGATAAAGACTTGGGGCTTTTGCGCTCGGGATTCGTGGTCTCTTTTCCGTACCTGATAAAAATCCACACCCCGCATAGGATCAGCGCCCCCGCCGAAAGCTGCAGCGCTGACAGGCTTTCCTTCAACAGCAGCCAGGCGAGCAGCGAAGCGAATACCGGTTCGCCGAGCACAGCCATCGATACGGCCGAGGCGCTGAGATATTTCATCAGCCAGTTGAACAGATAATGCCCAAACAAAGTGGGGACTATGGCGAGCAGCAAAAAAATCCCCCATTCCCGCGGAGCATATCCGGTAAACGGCAGCCCGCAGATGGCGTTATACACCGCCAGCGAAGTTGCCGCGACAGCAAACACCAGAAAATTGTAGACAAAAGCGCTGATATGCTTCAAGAGCTGCTTGCCGGCCAGCATGTGGATGGCGACGGCGATCGTCCCGAGCAGGGACAGCAAATCGCCGGCCGCCGCTTGCCCGGACAGCGAAAAATCCCCGGAACCGATGGCGATTGAACCGATGAGCGCCATGCCGATGCCGACCATCATCGCCTTGTTGATTTTTGCGCCAAACAGGAAAAAAGAACCGACCATGACCAGGATCGGCTCCAACGTCAAGATAACGGTAGAACTGGCGACGGTGGTCAACCGGAGCGACTGCATCCACAGCAAAAAATGCAGCCCCAGCATACAGCCGGAAAACAGCAGCTGCGCCCATTGCTTGGCGCTTAGCCGGAATATTTCCCCGCGGTATTTCCACAGCAACGGGAGCATCAGCAAATTGGTCAAATACAAGCGGTACATCGCAATCACCGACACGTCAACGCTTGACCAGCGGACAAAAATCGAAGAGAAAGAAATGGCGATGATTCCGATGATGTAGAGGATTTCGTATTTCGCCGACAATTTGGCATTCGAATTCATACTGGCAGTTCCCTGCTTCCATGATTAGTCTAAATCCGTTCATAATGCGAATCGCAAACCCCTATATTATAGCGAAACGGCGAAATATCCTCAATCAAATTTGGCAACGAAAAACGACGATATTCCGGTCCGGCTTTCCCCGGCAGACAGAT from Paenibacillus macerans includes:
- a CDS encoding molecular chaperone HscC — protein: MAKIGIDLGTSNSLAAYWTEHGPVIIPNSLGKRLTPSVVSLDDNNEVLVGQIAKERMITHPHLTASTFKRYMGTDKTYQLGEHPFSPEDLSSFILRALKEDAEAYLGEAVEEAVISVPAYFNDAQRKATLRAAALAGLHVERLISEPTAAAISYGLHQQESDTRFLVFDLGGGTFDVSVLELFEGVMQVQSIAGDNYLGGEDFTGLLLSHFVETHGIDYANLPTKEKTALIKQAELCKLVLGNENAGEMVFMREGQTLQLTVNRSQFEQLAAQLLLRLRNPIERALRDASLTPQDLDAVILIGGATRMPIIKSIVSKMFGRLPFSQINPDEAVALGAAIQVALKDRDASLQEMILTDVCPFTLGTDIAVEIKDDVYESGHFLPIIERNTPIPVSKVDRLCAIRDNQTRMNVGIYQGESRKVENNVHLGDLVIEVPAAPKEKEKIDVRYTYDINGVLEVEVTVISTGEKKTMIIEKNPGQTSPEQIKARLEELKHLKIHPRDRSENRLLLARGERLYEESLNDKREYIASLIFEFERALASQNEQEIKKKAAIFKQKLDSLERWTEF
- a CDS encoding J domain-containing protein, which gives rise to MTIWERLGIGRTEDIKLIKRAYAKQLKKHHPEDDPEGYQALREAFDAAVSYAKKHALRIAGEAAASAETADARTDQARPAEAGLPRRETPATEQTAAPPRIRLWPPSEYEEADAPGDAPEPVLPPPRLHQELPGNPHPVPDGPLTVEDFIASAAVLYDDFPSRISTAKWLELLDSDIMWNMEAKQVIGRRLLELLQTRRFLPPEVWRLLENSFGWAENLREAAQYERGYFADSFLSYYIRQLQEPGLRYEFLLRAEGIDIDRFLFLRDEGRHALARNELKTALKFLKQAHDIFADDPDLLRLLGERYLRIDDTQKALAYFDRLIELVPDEIDGYLYRIRIWRLTNQPERMIEECRFILSRWPNHNEALILQGIAHQMLGDRGSAAESFRQAVQINDLDGRAADRLTEASISGSRNNSWRFYLNRHVLLYLSVSVLTALSLLGCLLYYWAAAHAGTPVIMNGLPDAETLDGKRYVQLEVSNIRDLNLGMYARSDEDYAFQNEDYAYVHYMDYGDPEYTVYLGEFLGKPLILAVGLAAKAPDDAALENLKGYVRELEPELQAAVLKMLLWKPSFDDDSLGALLESYRFDLGSASLSGAEALPEFQPFYLEVAGPQTASPVIAPNLMLFGFLAVLWIYSVYRLAFEYRKIRGIRRMRQS
- a CDS encoding DUF1266 domain-containing protein; its protein translation is MNQTIFYHFMTYPLFAAGPEPYRQLCGCHELDVCPRSRLKEWLSFLGIHDKAGFETKLRWLFYEGHRCEFNELSQRISTMSAAVRRQLLASFREDGETEHKLKCVNQWMHILPPANIAAFDFALLTALSRAGVRRRWLKESEANGYCLEAAKMAQTNYTGWSDFFAACIAGACFYFPQRNGDSLQLAYARSLLNISGAIPSIDWNHPLK
- a CDS encoding iron-hydroxamate ABC transporter substrate-binding protein, translating into MYKKKKIFSITACAFALTILLTACGGANQAAGNTNAAGQNTGGKAAAETRTYDTVKGPVEIPVKPQRIVTDYYAGELLAVGGNVVGAEPDAFNNPFLKDLLANTEDVGANPVNLEKTLELAPDLIVVMYDKNYDELSKIAPTLYLPYGTTTDIYNTVETFGDIVGEPEKAKAFLADYDQKAAEGREKLKGVVKEDDTFGIYELTNKGELWIFGDNAGRGGQALYNALQLKGPEKWDPKESTFQLSLEALPEYAADYMFLTTYDPDKTGEALNNLKASPVWKNIDAIKNNKVFYNDFDTFYRYDPIAVKEQIGLFVDMIIASNQGK
- a CDS encoding DMT family transporter, translated to MNSNAKLSAKYEILYIIGIIAISFSSIFVRWSSVDVSVIAMYRLYLTNLLMLPLLWKYRGEIFRLSAKQWAQLLFSGCMLGLHFLLWMQSLRLTTVASSTVILTLEPILVMVGSFFLFGAKINKAMMVGIGMALIGSIAIGSGDFSLSGQAAAGDLLSLLGTIAVAIHMLAGKQLLKHISAFVYNFLVFAVAATSLAVYNAICGLPFTGYAPREWGIFLLLAIVPTLFGHYLFNWLMKYLSASAVSMAVLGEPVFASLLAWLLLKESLSALQLSAGALILCGVWIFIRYGKETTNPERKSPKSLSAAGDGRKAG